The nucleotide sequence CGAGGATGGAGGCTTTCGAGCACGATCTGAAGCTTCTCCTCCGTCGACCAGGTCTTGTGGGTCGTCATCCACCCACCCCCAGTCGGTCGGATGTCGTTCGTCCTCTTGGGACTTCGGTCTCCCCCCAAACCCCCCTCCGCCACCCGGGCAGGTCCAACCCACGTGGTTGTACAAATCTACAGGGGTACGGGGCACCGGATGGACACTCGATCCACTTTGGTGAGACGTTGGCAGCATCGCAATCTCTATCGAGCGGAAGTCCATCGGTCGGCTCCTGCATGCTGGAGAACGAGGCATCCTCCGCCGGGAGCAGAGTCTATGGTTGACTTCGAGAGCATCGCCCTCTGGACAACGATTGCCACCTGGGTCCTCGCGGTCGGAACCTTAGCGGCCCTGTACTGGCAGACCCGTCAGGCGGGCAAGCTCAATTCGGCCAACGCCGTGATCAATCTCCGGGAGCGATTCGATTCGCCCCGGATGCGGAGAGCGCGACGGCAGACCAGCGAACGCTTGCTCGACAACGCCCTCGGCGACATCACGAGCTTGGAAGTCCTCACGTTCTTCGAACTCATCGGGGCCCAGACCGCCCGCAAGATTCTCGACGAGGAGATGGTCTGGGAGGCGTTCGGTGGCTGGATCTCGAGCTATTACCATGCGATGCGCTCCCCGGTCGACCGCATTCAACAGCTGCGCGACGCAACCCACGACCCTCTTCTCTTCCACAAGCTCGAGTGGCTGGACAAGCGCATCGCAATCCTCGACAAGAGGGAGCTCGGTACGCTGCATGTGGAAGCGATCGACCCGGAAGGCGAGAACCGCCTGTACCTCGCCCGCGAGGCGAACCTCGAGATCGAGTAGCGTAACGCCGGCGGATTCGCGGACGTCTGCGTAGCTCTCGTACTCGGCGGTATCGGATCAGATGGAGGCGACGGTCCACTAGATCCTCCCGCACGTGTTCGAGGAAGACCCGCCCGCGCAGCGCGTACCTTCGCTACTTCTCTCCGCCTTCCGGGCCGTAGAAGATTGCCCACGTGGCGAAGTCCTCGGTGAAGTCCTCGAACCGGTGCGGCACTCCGGCCGCGACGAAGAGGAGCTCGCCGGCCTCGAACGGCTGTCGGACGCCGTCGTGCACGAAGAAACCGGAGCCGGAGAGGATAACGTAAATCTCGTCCTGGTCGTGCGGGACCTGTGGGTCGATCTTGTGGGGTTTGTAGATCTCCACCGAGGCCGAGCCGTGCTCGAGCACAACTACGAACTGGGCGTCCTTGGATCGAGCCAGGAGACGCATCGCCACTTCTGGGGTGAATCGGCCATGCGACGGTACCGGGCTGCGTCCCATGATGGCCGGATAAGGCCGCGGCCTCATCAAGGAGATGGGGGCGCCATCGGCGGGCCGTCCGGTTCTTCGTGAGCGTAGCCGACTTCGGTCGGGGGATCGTTCCTGGGTTCGCTTCCGGGCACCTGCGGTTCACGACGTCGGGGTGGATTCTTCGCGGGGCGGTTCATCAAGGGAGCCGAAAAGCAAGGGAGCAGCAGGAGCAATCCTAGTCGAACGACGGGGTTCGCTCGTAGCTTGTCACGACCCGTAGGTGGTCTCTGGGCCGAACCGCTCGACACGAGGAGGTTTTACCCGCGTCGGGACTTAAACCAGCCGATGTCCGAGAGCGGAGGTGCGAATGGCGACGCGCCCCGGTGGGAGTACCTGATCGCTCACCACTTCCCAGCCCGGTACTCCAGGACCTTCGCCGTACCGTGGGGAACGCGTCGCTACCACATTTGTGCGCGCTGCACCGGAGAGGTCGTCGGAGCCCTCGCGTACATCGCCTTCGTGATCGTCGCGCTCCCCCGATACACGGGATTCTTTACTCCCCATGTCCAGTTCCTCTTCGCCTTCGCTCCTCTGCCCGGCG is from Thermoplasmata archaeon and encodes:
- a CDS encoding cupin domain-containing protein; amino-acid sequence: MGRSPVPSHGRFTPEVAMRLLARSKDAQFVVVLEHGSASVEIYKPHKIDPQVPHDQDEIYVILSGSGFFVHDGVRQPFEAGELLFVAAGVPHRFEDFTEDFATWAIFYGPEGGEK